A single Tenacibaculum sp. Bg11-29 DNA region contains:
- a CDS encoding lipopolysaccharide assembly protein LapB, whose amino-acid sequence MILNSLLIYSQDRVSTSLDLSEESNIKFQEFFFNALSQKAILNYKKAIEYLEDCNEIKPNDISVFFELAKNYLKLNRRVESLEYIDLALKQDTNNLWLLEHKVAVLKRTADFSKAIIVQEKIAKKYPKKKQALVFLHLQNRDVDGAKRVLSELEEAKLLNSRLRLLQERINKPQPKVTSFAVKAVSTDFRAIFEKEKSYKNLQRLLKELTIRRSYRTLLKYSEEGLTLFPAQPFVYLMNGKALNKNGQYSKALQTLQNGIDFVIDNNKIEAKFYLEIAVSYKGLHDARRAKLFKDKASKILK is encoded by the coding sequence TTGATTCTTAATTCTCTTTTAATCTACTCACAAGACAGGGTATCTACCTCTTTAGACCTTAGTGAAGAGAGCAACATAAAGTTTCAAGAATTTTTTTTTAATGCACTCTCACAAAAAGCAATTTTAAATTATAAAAAAGCAATTGAATACTTAGAAGACTGTAATGAAATAAAGCCAAATGATATATCAGTATTCTTTGAACTTGCTAAAAATTATTTAAAACTAAATAGGAGAGTAGAATCTCTAGAATACATTGATTTAGCGTTAAAACAAGATACAAACAACTTATGGCTATTAGAACACAAAGTTGCTGTTTTAAAACGCACAGCCGATTTTAGTAAAGCTATAATCGTTCAAGAAAAAATTGCAAAAAAATACCCAAAGAAAAAACAAGCTTTGGTTTTTTTACATTTACAGAATAGGGATGTTGATGGAGCTAAAAGAGTTCTATCTGAATTAGAAGAAGCTAAATTATTAAATTCTAGATTACGTTTACTTCAAGAAAGAATAAACAAACCGCAGCCTAAAGTTACAAGTTTTGCCGTAAAAGCAGTAAGTACCGATTTTAGAGCAATCTTTGAAAAAGAAAAAAGTTATAAAAATTTACAACGCTTGTTAAAAGAACTGACAATAAGAAGAAGCTATAGAACGTTATTAAAATACAGTGAAGAAGGCTTAACTTTGTTTCCTGCGCAACCTTTTGTTTATTTAATGAATGGTAAAGCACTTAACAAAAATGGGCAATACAGTAAAGCTTTACAGACTTTGCAAAATGGCATTGATTTTGTAATAGATAATAACAAAATCGAAGCAAAATTTTATTTAGAAATAGCAGTCTCTTACAAAGGTTTACACGATGCTCGAAGAGCAAAACTCTTTAAAGATAAAGCTTCCAAAATTCTAAAATAA
- a CDS encoding GEVED domain-containing protein, with the protein MKHKITLAFLCLIFIGATFAQERNCHSMNNLEYRESKDPSLKQRMEQIESFTQRKIQERKNYQGKVNGQIITIPVVVHVIYKNSQENISLAQIQSQIDVLNEDYRRTNADADNTWSQATDSQIEFKLATIDANGNPTTGITRKSSNKTSWGTNDAMKKSSQGGVNPWDASQYLNMWVCNIGGGILGYAQFPGGSASTDGVVMSPQYFGSADKGSGFYLSAPFDKGRTATHEVGHFLNLRHIWGDGGCGVDDFVSDTPESDASNGGCKTTHVSCGTVDMVQNYMDYSDDACMNLFTVGQKSRMRTVLESGGSRRALALSDKFGTPVVCNATVPTGVSTTGVTATGASVKWSAVSGATYDVRYKAVSTSSWSTSAVSTTTKALSGLSASTAYEVQVRSKCSSGNSSYSASVNFTTPAVTISYCTSKGASVNDEYIQKVVLGTISNTSTGASGYSDYTSISTDLTKGDSNTITITPKWTGTVYSEGYGVWIDYNQDGDFSDAGETVWTKAKSKTTPVSGTFTVPSSAVSGATRMRVVLKYNATPTACEASIQYGEVEDYTVVIGSSQADTTAPSAPSSASASSVTQISLTLSWSASTDNVAVTEYDVYQGATKIGSTANTTMNVTGLTAATGYAFSVKAKDAVGNVSLSSNTVNVTTLSNAVSYCASKGSRVTYEWIDYVAFGGMTNTTVANGGYGDFTSKVATVALGSTNQLVLSAGFSGTAYNEHFTVWIDYNQDGDFTDAGEQVTTGNSSSATNRITDIVIPSTATLGQTRMRVSMKYNAAATSCEANLGDGEVEDYTVNIAATAVNTRTTIVSGETIKNQNSIALMAYPNPSVDFVQVKLASKSTKMTYKIVNVTGSVVQSGHLGSSSINVSKLNTGMYILEVNDGQKVLTTKLLKK; encoded by the coding sequence ATGAAACACAAAATTACATTAGCATTTCTATGCTTAATTTTTATTGGCGCAACTTTTGCGCAAGAAAGAAATTGTCATTCGATGAATAATCTCGAATACAGGGAATCAAAAGATCCTTCTTTAAAACAAAGAATGGAACAAATAGAAAGTTTTACTCAAAGAAAAATTCAAGAAAGAAAAAACTATCAAGGTAAAGTAAATGGACAAATTATTACTATTCCTGTAGTAGTACATGTTATTTATAAAAATTCACAAGAAAACATTAGTCTAGCACAAATTCAGTCACAGATTGATGTTTTAAATGAAGATTATAGAAGAACAAATGCAGATGCAGATAATACATGGTCTCAGGCAACTGATAGTCAAATTGAGTTTAAATTAGCAACTATAGATGCTAATGGAAACCCGACAACAGGTATTACAAGAAAATCTTCAAATAAAACTTCTTGGGGTACGAATGATGCAATGAAAAAATCTTCTCAAGGAGGAGTTAATCCATGGGATGCATCTCAATATTTAAACATGTGGGTTTGTAATATTGGAGGAGGTATTTTAGGATACGCTCAGTTTCCGGGAGGTAGTGCATCAACTGATGGTGTTGTAATGAGTCCTCAATATTTTGGAAGTGCAGATAAAGGGTCCGGATTTTACTTGTCAGCTCCTTTTGATAAAGGAAGAACAGCAACTCATGAAGTTGGTCATTTTTTAAATTTACGCCACATTTGGGGTGATGGAGGTTGTGGTGTAGATGACTTTGTATCAGATACTCCAGAATCAGACGCATCTAATGGAGGTTGTAAAACAACTCATGTGTCTTGTGGTACAGTAGATATGGTACAAAATTATATGGATTATTCAGATGATGCATGTATGAACTTATTTACAGTAGGTCAAAAAAGTAGAATGCGTACTGTTTTAGAATCTGGAGGTTCTCGTAGAGCTTTAGCATTGTCTGATAAATTTGGTACACCAGTAGTTTGTAATGCAACTGTACCAACAGGAGTTTCAACAACAGGAGTAACAGCAACAGGAGCTTCGGTAAAATGGTCAGCAGTTTCAGGAGCAACTTACGATGTAAGATATAAAGCAGTTTCAACTTCATCTTGGTCAACAAGTGCAGTTTCAACAACAACAAAAGCTTTAAGTGGGTTATCAGCATCAACAGCATACGAAGTACAAGTACGAAGTAAATGTTCATCAGGAAATTCTTCTTATAGTGCATCTGTAAACTTTACTACGCCAGCGGTAACTATAAGCTACTGTACTTCAAAAGGAGCAAGTGTAAATGATGAGTACATTCAAAAAGTAGTTTTAGGAACAATAAGTAATACGTCAACAGGAGCAAGTGGATATTCAGATTACACTTCAATTTCTACTGATTTAACAAAAGGGGATTCAAACACAATAACAATTACGCCAAAATGGACAGGAACAGTTTATAGTGAAGGGTATGGAGTTTGGATTGATTATAACCAAGATGGAGATTTTTCAGATGCAGGCGAAACAGTTTGGACAAAAGCAAAATCAAAAACAACGCCAGTAAGTGGAACATTCACAGTACCATCTTCAGCAGTAAGTGGAGCAACAAGAATGCGTGTGGTATTAAAATATAATGCAACACCAACAGCCTGTGAAGCATCTATTCAGTACGGAGAGGTAGAAGATTATACAGTTGTAATAGGGTCATCACAAGCAGATACTACTGCGCCAAGTGCGCCAAGTAGTGCTTCAGCATCAAGCGTAACACAAATTAGCTTAACATTAAGCTGGTCAGCTTCTACAGATAATGTAGCAGTAACAGAATATGATGTTTACCAAGGAGCAACAAAAATTGGGTCTACGGCTAATACTACAATGAATGTTACAGGATTAACAGCTGCAACAGGTTATGCTTTTTCAGTAAAAGCAAAAGATGCTGTTGGAAATGTATCATTGTCAAGTAATACAGTAAATGTAACAACTTTATCAAACGCAGTTTCTTATTGTGCATCAAAAGGAAGTAGAGTTACTTATGAATGGATTGATTATGTAGCATTCGGAGGAATGACCAATACAACAGTAGCTAATGGAGGATATGGAGATTTCACTTCAAAAGTAGCTACGGTAGCATTAGGAAGTACCAATCAATTAGTTTTAAGTGCAGGGTTTTCAGGAACAGCATATAACGAGCACTTTACAGTTTGGATTGATTACAACCAAGATGGAGATTTTACAGATGCAGGAGAGCAAGTTACTACAGGTAACTCATCAAGTGCAACAAATAGAATAACAGATATTGTAATTCCATCAACAGCAACTTTAGGACAAACAAGAATGCGTGTTTCAATGAAATACAATGCAGCAGCAACTTCTTGTGAAGCTAATTTAGGAGATGGAGAAGTAGAAGATTATACTGTTAATATTGCAGCAACAGCTGTAAATACAAGAACAACAATTGTATCGGGAGAAACTATTAAAAATCAAAACAGTATAGCTTTAATGGCATATCCTAACCCATCAGTAGATTTTGTACAAGTTAAGTTGGCATCTAAATCAACTAAGATGACGTATAAGATTGTAAATGTAACTGGAAGTGTTGTGCAGTCTGGTCATTTAGGTTCTTCAAGTATAAATGTATCTAAATTAAATACAGGAATGTATATTTTAGAAGTTAACGATGGTCAAAAAGTATTGACAACTAAGCTTTTAAAGAAGTAG
- a CDS encoding S8 family serine peptidase, with the protein MKNKYLKSLVLASIVLGLNIQTQAQDKREVAQIRSKYNLTKLQEIKGNFQKITKTEKEQAIRIAKQKGWKTKFTTKDGRMLELQRVVNGKPIYYTTFNVAAAKSTRTNHLNSGGSLGLNLMGQGMTAHVWDGGLARTTHQEYDGAGGNNRFSIGDGTTDKHFHAAHVAGTIISSGVKANAKGMAPHSKAVGYDWNNDKAEATTAASNGMLISNHSYGYAIRDKQGKVLVSQHYFGGYIDDSRGWDEIMFNAPNYLMVVAAGNDGNDNTANNNPTGGSGFDKLTGHSVSKNNLVVANAQDANVDASGNLVSVSINSSSSQGPTDDFRIKPDITGNGTGVYSTYESSDTAYKSISGTSMASPNVAGSLILLQQHHKNLNSGSFMKAATLKGLALHTADDAGASGPDAVFGWGLMHTKRAAEAITNKGNQSKIEELTLTSGQTYTITVDSDETSPLLASISWTDRPGVSVTTVNSTTPVLVNDLDIRVSKSGTTFLPYELTGVTTSTKRDNNVDPFERVDIANASGTYTITVTHKGSLTGGSQNYSLIVTGLTGLTGTPVVCNATVPTGVSTTSVTATGASVNWSAVSGATYDVRYKAVSASSWSTSAVSTTTKALSGLSGSTAYEVQVRSKCSSGNSSYSASVNFTTPALTISYCTSKGSKVTYEWIDYVAFGGMTNTTAANGGYGDFTSKVATVSLGSTNQLVLSAGFSNTAYNEHFSVWIDYNRDGDFTDAGEQVAIGNSSSAANRIADVVIPSNATLGQTRMRVSMKYNAAATSCESFEEGEVEDYTVNITAAAVNAITTAVSGETIKSQESIDLVAYPNPSVDFIQVKLASQSTKMTYKIVNVIGSIVQSGYLDSYSINVSNLNIGMYVLEVNDGQKVLKTKLLKN; encoded by the coding sequence ATGAAAAACAAGTATTTAAAAAGTCTTGTATTGGCAAGTATTGTCTTAGGATTAAATATCCAAACACAAGCTCAAGACAAAAGAGAAGTAGCGCAAATTCGTAGTAAATACAATTTAACTAAACTTCAAGAAATTAAAGGAAATTTTCAAAAAATTACCAAAACAGAAAAAGAGCAAGCTATACGAATAGCTAAACAGAAAGGATGGAAAACGAAGTTTACTACCAAAGATGGGCGTATGCTTGAATTACAAAGAGTGGTAAATGGAAAACCAATTTATTACACAACATTTAATGTAGCCGCAGCAAAATCTACTAGAACAAATCATTTAAATTCTGGAGGTTCTTTAGGTTTAAATTTAATGGGACAAGGTATGACTGCTCACGTTTGGGATGGTGGTTTGGCAAGAACTACGCACCAGGAATATGATGGTGCAGGAGGAAATAACCGTTTTTCTATTGGTGATGGTACTACAGATAAACATTTCCATGCAGCTCACGTTGCTGGAACTATAATATCTTCAGGTGTAAAAGCAAATGCGAAAGGTATGGCACCTCACTCTAAAGCCGTTGGTTATGATTGGAATAACGATAAAGCTGAAGCTACAACAGCAGCTTCTAATGGTATGTTGATTTCTAATCATTCGTATGGTTATGCAATTAGAGATAAACAAGGTAAGGTGCTAGTGTCTCAACATTATTTCGGTGGGTATATAGATGATTCTCGTGGATGGGATGAGATAATGTTTAATGCGCCAAATTATTTAATGGTGGTTGCTGCAGGTAACGATGGTAACGATAATACAGCAAATAACAACCCAACAGGGGGTTCAGGTTTCGACAAGTTAACAGGGCATTCTGTTTCAAAAAACAATTTAGTAGTTGCAAATGCGCAAGATGCTAATGTTGATGCGAGTGGAAACTTAGTTTCTGTATCTATTAATAGTTCAAGTAGTCAAGGGCCAACTGATGATTTTAGAATAAAACCAGATATTACAGGTAATGGTACTGGAGTATATTCTACTTATGAAAGTAGTGATACGGCTTATAAATCAATTTCGGGTACCTCAATGGCATCACCAAATGTTGCAGGATCTTTAATTTTATTACAACAACATCATAAAAATTTAAATAGTGGTAGTTTTATGAAAGCAGCTACCTTAAAAGGATTGGCGCTACATACGGCAGACGACGCGGGAGCATCTGGACCAGATGCTGTTTTTGGTTGGGGATTAATGCATACTAAAAGAGCTGCAGAAGCAATTACAAATAAAGGAAATCAATCTAAAATTGAAGAGTTAACATTAACATCAGGTCAAACATATACAATTACTGTTGATTCTGACGAAACAAGTCCGTTATTAGCTTCTATTTCTTGGACGGATAGACCAGGGGTATCGGTTACAACAGTAAATTCTACAACACCAGTATTGGTAAATGATTTAGATATAAGAGTATCTAAATCAGGAACAACATTTTTACCATATGAATTAACAGGAGTAACAACAAGTACAAAAAGAGATAATAATGTGGATCCTTTTGAAAGAGTTGATATAGCCAATGCTTCAGGAACATATACTATTACAGTAACACACAAAGGAAGTTTAACGGGAGGAAGTCAAAATTACAGTTTAATTGTAACGGGTTTAACAGGTTTAACAGGTACACCAGTAGTTTGTAATGCAACTGTACCAACAGGAGTTTCAACAACAAGTGTAACAGCAACAGGAGCTTCGGTAAATTGGTCAGCAGTTTCAGGAGCAACCTATGATGTAAGATATAAAGCAGTTTCAGCTTCATCTTGGTCAACAAGTGCAGTTTCAACAACAACAAAAGCTTTAAGCGGATTATCAGGATCAACAGCATACGAAGTACAAGTACGAAGTAAATGTTCATCAGGAAATTCTTCTTATAGTGCATCTGTAAACTTTACTACGCCAGCCCTAACTATTAGCTACTGTACTTCAAAAGGAAGTAAAGTTACTTATGAATGGATTGATTATGTAGCATTCGGAGGAATGACCAATACAACAGCAGCAAATGGAGGATATGGAGATTTCACTTCAAAAGTAGCAACGGTATCATTAGGAAGTACCAATCAATTAGTTTTAAGTGCAGGGTTTTCAAATACAGCATATAACGAGCACTTTTCAGTTTGGATTGATTATAACAGAGATGGAGATTTTACAGATGCAGGTGAACAAGTTGCTATAGGTAATTCATCAAGTGCAGCAAATAGAATTGCAGATGTTGTTATTCCATCAAATGCAACTTTAGGACAAACAAGAATGCGTGTTTCAATGAAGTACAATGCAGCAGCAACTTCTTGTGAAAGCTTTGAAGAAGGAGAAGTAGAAGACTATACTGTTAACATAACAGCAGCAGCGGTAAATGCAATAACAACAGCAGTATCAGGAGAAACTATTAAAAGTCAAGAAAGCATAGACTTAGTGGCGTATCCAAATCCATCAGTAGATTTTATACAAGTTAAGTTGGCATCTCAGTCAACTAAGATGACTTATAAGATTGTAAATGTAATTGGAAGTATTGTACAGTCAGGTTATTTAGATTCTTATAGTATAAATGTATCTAATTTAAATATAGGAATGTATGTTTTAGAAGTTAATGACGGTCAAAAAGTATTGAAAACCAAGTTGTTAAAAAATTAA
- a CDS encoding sugar phosphate nucleotidyltransferase, with translation MKIIVPMAGIGSRLRPHTLTTPKPLTVIAGKPIVQRLVEDITSVVNQPIEEIAFIIGTAAKGFPADTKDKLMKIAKSLGAKGSVFVQEEALGTAHAIYCAKESLTGSCVVAFADTLFKADFTLDTNADGAIWVKQVEDPSAFGVVKLNDGIITDFIEKPKEFISDLAIIGIYYFKDGDKLREEIKHLIDYDIRPSGEFQLTEVLESLKQQGAKFIPGKVDAWMDCGKKDPTVDTNKQVLGFEQADGNNLVASDVTLENSEIIQPCYVGKNVVLKNTKIGPYVSIGKNSIVENSTIVNSLIQTNVHISNAKLDNAMIGNHAKYNANHTSVSIGDYTDLT, from the coding sequence ATGAAAATTATAGTTCCAATGGCAGGAATTGGGTCTCGTTTAAGGCCTCATACTTTAACTACCCCAAAACCATTAACAGTAATAGCTGGTAAGCCAATCGTACAACGTTTAGTTGAAGATATTACTTCTGTTGTAAACCAGCCTATAGAAGAAATTGCATTTATAATTGGTACTGCTGCTAAAGGTTTTCCTGCAGATACTAAAGATAAATTAATGAAAATCGCTAAAAGTTTAGGTGCGAAAGGATCTGTATTTGTTCAAGAAGAAGCTTTAGGAACCGCACATGCTATTTACTGTGCTAAAGAATCATTAACAGGATCATGCGTAGTTGCTTTTGCAGATACTTTATTTAAAGCTGATTTTACTTTAGATACAAATGCTGATGGTGCTATTTGGGTAAAACAAGTTGAGGACCCTAGTGCTTTTGGTGTTGTAAAGTTAAATGATGGAATTATTACTGATTTCATTGAAAAGCCAAAAGAGTTTATTTCAGATTTAGCAATTATCGGTATTTATTACTTTAAAGATGGTGATAAACTTCGTGAAGAAATAAAGCATTTAATAGATTATGATATAAGACCTTCTGGTGAATTTCAATTAACTGAGGTTTTAGAATCTTTAAAGCAACAAGGTGCTAAATTTATTCCTGGTAAAGTTGATGCTTGGATGGATTGTGGTAAAAAAGATCCAACTGTTGATACTAACAAACAAGTTTTGGGTTTTGAGCAAGCTGATGGTAACAATTTAGTTGCTAGTGACGTTACATTAGAAAACTCAGAAATTATTCAACCTTGTTATGTTGGAAAAAACGTAGTTTTAAAAAACACTAAAATAGGACCTTATGTTTCAATTGGGAAAAATAGTATTGTTGAAAACTCAACAATTGTAAACTCTTTAATACAAACAAATGTTCATATATCTAACGCAAAGTTAGATAACGCAATGATTGGTAATCATGCAAAATACAATGCTAATCATACATCAGTAAGTATAGGTGATTATACAGATCTTACATAA
- a CDS encoding ABC transporter ATP-binding protein, protein MLQIKNLEISFKKSPSVIQNVSFSIEQTEILGIVGESGSGKSITSLAILGLLPKFATIKGEILFKQQNLLNYNENEFQKIRGSKIAMIFQEPMSSLNPTLTCGIQVAEILQQHTLLSKNEIKEEVLSLFNKVKLPRPTDIYNSYPHQISGGQKQRVMIAMAIACKPQLLIADEPTTALDVTVQKEIISLLKELQDEYKMGIIFISHDLALVSEIADKVIVMHKGKVIEQGETNELFLNPKENYTKALINSRPNTEKRFKVLPTVTNFINDSVNTCLYTNEERKQFHQKIYNKTPLLEIKNLHKNFISNASWFSKSTIVKAVNNVSFKIYEGETLGLVGESGCGKTTLSRTILQLEKATSGQIIYKGVDILKLKKYSFKKLRKEIQIIFQDPFSSLNPRITVGNAILEPMKVHNILNSLKDRKEYVFNLLEKVGLEKEHFYRYPHEFSGGQRQRIGIARTVALQPKLIICDESVSALDVSIQAQVLNLLNQLKTEFNFTYIFISHDLSVVKYMADQLVVMNKGKIEEIADADEIYNNPKTNYTKTLIAAIPKGL, encoded by the coding sequence ATGCTTCAAATTAAAAATTTAGAAATAAGTTTTAAAAAATCACCCTCTGTTATACAAAATGTTTCTTTTAGTATAGAACAAACAGAAATATTAGGTATCGTAGGGGAAAGTGGAAGCGGAAAATCAATAACTTCATTAGCCATTTTGGGACTACTTCCAAAATTTGCCACGATAAAAGGTGAAATTTTGTTTAAACAACAAAATTTGTTAAATTATAATGAAAATGAGTTTCAAAAAATCAGAGGAAGTAAAATCGCTATGATTTTTCAGGAACCCATGAGTTCATTAAACCCTACTTTAACTTGCGGAATTCAAGTTGCTGAAATTTTACAACAGCATACTCTATTATCTAAAAACGAAATAAAAGAAGAAGTACTTTCTCTATTTAATAAAGTAAAACTTCCTAGACCAACTGATATTTACAATTCGTATCCTCATCAAATAAGTGGTGGCCAAAAACAACGGGTTATGATTGCAATGGCTATTGCTTGTAAGCCACAGCTTTTAATTGCTGATGAACCTACAACAGCATTAGATGTAACTGTTCAGAAAGAAATTATATCTCTATTAAAGGAATTACAAGACGAGTATAAAATGGGAATAATTTTTATATCTCATGATTTAGCTCTAGTATCTGAAATTGCAGACAAAGTAATAGTTATGCATAAAGGTAAAGTTATTGAACAAGGTGAAACAAATGAGCTATTTCTTAATCCAAAAGAAAACTATACAAAAGCTCTAATTAATTCGAGACCCAACACCGAAAAACGTTTTAAAGTATTACCAACTGTAACTAATTTCATTAACGATTCTGTAAATACTTGTTTATATACAAATGAAGAACGTAAACAATTTCATCAGAAAATTTATAATAAAACACCATTATTAGAAATTAAGAATTTACATAAAAATTTTATTTCTAATGCTTCTTGGTTTTCTAAATCTACGATTGTAAAAGCAGTAAATAATGTCTCTTTTAAAATTTATGAAGGAGAAACTTTAGGTTTGGTAGGAGAGAGTGGCTGTGGAAAAACAACCTTAAGTAGAACTATTTTACAGTTAGAAAAAGCAACTTCAGGGCAAATAATTTATAAAGGAGTTGACATTCTAAAACTTAAAAAATATTCATTTAAAAAATTACGAAAAGAGATTCAAATTATATTTCAAGATCCTTTTTCTTCACTAAATCCAAGAATTACCGTTGGTAACGCTATTCTCGAACCAATGAAAGTTCACAATATATTGAACTCTTTAAAAGACCGAAAAGAATATGTTTTTAACCTATTAGAAAAAGTAGGTTTAGAAAAAGAACATTTTTATAGGTATCCTCATGAGTTTTCTGGTGGACAGAGACAAAGAATTGGTATTGCCCGTACTGTTGCCTTGCAACCAAAATTGATTATTTGTGATGAATCTGTTTCTGCTTTAGATGTATCTATACAAGCACAAGTATTAAATTTATTAAACCAATTAAAAACAGAATTTAACTTTACCTACATTTTTATTTCTCATGATTTATCTGTCGTAAAATACATGGCCGATCAATTAGTTGTAATGAATAAAGGTAAAATAGAAGAAATTGCTGATGCCGATGAAATTTACAATAACCCGAAGACAAATTATACCAAAACATTAATAGCGGCAATACCTAAAGGCTTGTAA
- a CDS encoding GEVED domain-containing protein has translation MKQKITLLLMCFFFAGAIYAQQKRTCHTMEDLGNRKRQDPTLQKRMDEIERFTQRKIKENRNTKRKISGSIITIPVVVHVLYTNSTNNIRDAQILSQIDVLNKDFRRKNTDKTNKWSQGADIQIEFAMAKIDPNGNSTTAITRKLVSSSDWGTKFKVNNAMKSSATGGVNPWNTSEYLNMWIVPKMTSTGPKGDGSTLGFAQFPGGAAATDGLVMIHDAFGSTGTLNPSFNLGRTTTHEIGHYLNLRHIWGDGPCGYDDFVSDTPESDEANYGCSTGHVSCGSEDMVQNYMDYSDDACMNLFTLGQKNRMRAVLEAGGSRRSLALSDKFSNGSVFNAAVPTGISISGVSATEAIVSWTAVSEATYDVRYRKVGASSWVTNSSSATSVTLSGLSASTQYQVQVRNKYSSGNSNYSSSVNVTTLSNAVSYCASKGSRVTYEWIDYVAFGGMTNTTAANGGYGDFTSKVATVALGSANQLVLSAGFSGTAYNEHFTVWIDYNQDGDFTDAGEQIATGNSSSATNRITDIVIPSTATLGQTRMRVSMKYNAASTSCEANLGDGEVEDYTVNIAATAVNTRTTIVSGETIKNQNSIALMAYPNPSVDFVQVKLASKSTKMTYKIVNVTGSVVQSGHLGSSSINVSKLNTGMYILEVNDGQKVLTTKLLKK, from the coding sequence ATGAAACAAAAGATTACTTTGTTATTAATGTGCTTCTTTTTTGCAGGAGCTATTTATGCCCAACAAAAAAGAACTTGCCACACAATGGAAGATCTGGGAAATAGAAAAAGACAAGATCCTACATTACAAAAACGAATGGATGAAATTGAAAGATTCACCCAAAGAAAAATAAAAGAGAATAGAAATACTAAAAGAAAAATTTCTGGATCAATTATAACAATTCCAGTAGTAGTACATGTATTGTACACTAACTCTACAAATAATATTAGAGATGCTCAAATTCTTTCTCAAATTGATGTTTTAAATAAAGATTTTAGAAGAAAAAACACTGATAAAACTAATAAATGGTCACAAGGAGCTGATATTCAAATTGAGTTTGCAATGGCGAAAATTGATCCTAATGGGAATTCAACTACAGCAATTACTAGAAAATTAGTTAGTAGTTCAGATTGGGGAACTAAGTTTAAAGTAAATAATGCTATGAAAAGTTCTGCTACTGGAGGAGTAAACCCATGGAATACTTCTGAATATTTAAATATGTGGATTGTTCCTAAGATGACTTCTACTGGTCCTAAAGGAGATGGAAGTACTTTAGGATTTGCTCAGTTTCCAGGTGGAGCAGCAGCAACTGATGGTTTAGTGATGATTCATGATGCTTTTGGTTCTACAGGTACACTTAATCCTTCTTTTAATTTAGGAAGAACGACTACACACGAAATAGGACATTATTTAAATTTACGTCACATATGGGGAGATGGACCATGTGGTTATGATGATTTTGTATCAGATACACCAGAATCTGATGAAGCTAATTATGGATGTAGTACAGGGCATGTCTCTTGTGGTTCTGAAGATATGGTTCAAAATTATATGGATTATTCAGATGATGCATGTATGAACTTATTTACATTAGGACAAAAAAATAGAATGCGTGCTGTGTTAGAAGCAGGTGGTTCTAGACGTAGCTTAGCTTTATCTGATAAGTTTAGTAATGGGAGTGTTTTTAATGCAGCAGTACCAACAGGAATTTCAATAAGTGGAGTTTCTGCAACAGAAGCAATAGTAAGCTGGACAGCAGTTTCAGAAGCAACTTACGATGTTAGATACCGTAAAGTAGGAGCTAGTTCGTGGGTAACTAATTCGTCATCAGCTACATCTGTAACATTAAGTGGGTTATCTGCTTCTACACAATACCAAGTTCAAGTTCGTAATAAGTATTCATCAGGGAATTCAAACTATAGCTCTTCGGTAAACGTAACAACCTTATCAAACGCAGTTTCTTATTGTGCATCAAAAGGAAGTAGAGTTACTTACGAGTGGATTGATTATGTAGCATTCGGAGGAATGACTAATACAACAGCAGCAAATGGAGGATATGGAGATTTCACTTCAAAAGTAGCTACGGTAGCATTAGGAAGTGCTAATCAACTAGTTTTAAGTGCAGGATTTTCAGGAACGGCATATAACGAGCACTTTACAGTTTGGATTGATTATAACCAAGATGGAGATTTTACAGATGCAGGAGAGCAAATTGCTACAGGTAACTCATCAAGTGCAACAAATAGAATAACAGATATTGTAATTCCATCAACAGCAACTTTAGGACAAACAAGAATGCGTGTTTCAATGAAATACAACGCAGCATCAACTTCTTGTGAAGCTAATTTAGGAGATGGAGAAGTAGAAGATTATACTGTTAATATTGCAGCAACAGCTGTAAATACAAGAACAACAATTGTATCGGGAGAAACTATTAAAAATCAAAACAGTATAGCTTTAATGGCATATCCTAACCCATCAGTAGATTTTGTACAAGTTAAGTTGGCATCTAAATCAACTAAGATGACGTATAAGATTGTAAATGTAACTGGAAGTGTTGTGCAGTCTGGTCATTTAGGTTCTTCAAGTATAAATGTATCTAAATTAAATACAGGAATGTATATTTTAGAAGTTAACGATGGTCAAAAAGTATTGACAACTAAGCTTTTAAAGAAGTAG